GGATACGCTTGACAAGCGTGGGTTGAGGCATAATGCCATACGTCAATTTCCCGGCCCTCCGGTATGGCCACTAATCGGTACAATATACTACACAAGTGGCCTGGATCCagcaaaaacattcaccacCCTTAGAAGGTTCCATACCATGTACAATGGTTCCTACAAACTGTGGGTTAACAGTGGACTCTTTTCGCTCAACATTACACGATGTCAAGAGGCAGAACCGTTTCTGAACGGAACGCGAAACACAGACAAGAGCATGCTGTACACATTTTTGCATCCGTTTCTCGGAATCGGCTTGCTAACCAGTGGTGGCGAGAAATGGCTTCACCGAAGACGTATTCTCACACCCGCCTTTCACTTCAACATTCTCAACGGCTTCTATCGGACGTTCTGCGAAGAAATTGAGAAACTGACCAAACTAATAGATGAACAAGTCGAGCAAGGTGTTTCGGAGATCGAGCTGCAGTCAACAATGTCCCAGTACACACTCAACACTATTTGTGGTCAGTGTAACGCCAAGCCTTTTCCGAATCTAACcaattggtttaattttatgtaaatttataTTTGCTGCATGATCAGAAACATCGATGGGAGTGAAACTGGACGCAATGGAAGGATCGCTCGAGTACCGAAAAGGACTCTACAAGGTTGGCGAATTTTTGCTACACCGTGTTGTCCGTCCGTGGTTGTACGTAGATTTTGTTTTCTGGATATTGGGATATACCGGTAAGCTGGCTCGTCTGCTCAAACCATTGCATCAGTTTACAACCGCTATCATAGCTCAACGGCGTCAACTGTTTCGAGAAGGCCTTCTCGATGATGAAACTAGTGCTACAGCCGGCTTAGCTGATAACACTTATGGTATCTCATCGGCCAGTGGTAAGAAACGATACGCTATGCTGGACACACTTCTGGCTGCAGAAGCACAGGGCATGATCGATGATTCCGGAATTCGAGAAGAAGTCGATACCTTCACATTCGAAGGTCACGATACCACTGCAGCCGCTCTAATATTTATCTGCCTAACGTTCTC
The sequence above is a segment of the Anopheles bellator unplaced genomic scaffold, idAnoBellAS_SP24_06.2 scaffold01225_ctg1, whole genome shotgun sequence genome. Coding sequences within it:
- the LOC131214514 gene encoding probable cytochrome P450 4ac1 gives rise to the protein MYNGSYKLWVNSGLFSLNITRCQEAEPFLNGTRNTDKSMLYTFLHPFLGIGLLTSGGEKWLHRRRILTPAFHFNILNGFYRTFCEEIEKLTKLIDEQVEQGVSEIELQSTMSQYTLNTICETSMGVKLDAMEGSLEYRKGLYKVGEFLLHRVVRPWLYVDFVFWILGYTGKLARLLKPLHQFTTAIIAQRRQLFREGLLDDETSATAGLADNTYGISSASGKKRYAMLDTLLAAEAQGMIDDSGIREEVDTFTFEGHDTTAAALIFICLTFSWEAEIQDRVYQELCKLREERSYGDDQYFQLSDFGSLKYFDRVIKECLRMWPPVAFISRTVSEEILLPDGRRIPCGCIANLHIFDMHRDPECFPNPERFDPNRF